Genomic window (Neoarius graeffei isolate fNeoGra1 chromosome 13, fNeoGra1.pri, whole genome shotgun sequence):
ctaataaataaacaaatgacaAAATAAAACACTTTTGTGGTGTCATGAGTGGAATAGCTGATAATTATGATTCAGAGGAAACCATTTGTTTAAACTGTGTTGTATAAAGATTGTTCCTGATGCAGCAGCAGTACAATAAGTTAAGAAGCGTACATTTTTGTAGGCAGTTCATTGAGGAAGGAAAGAGTTGAGCAGAGAGATGAGCCGAGGTATCGTCGGATGCTGTGTTCTGACACGGCATTGTTGAGTCAATTGTTTGATTTAACCACTAAAATCTCAGCTTTGCTACAGAAATGATGGatgatgctttaaaaaaaaccatGCTTTGATCAGCAGCACATGACTTAATACAAATTTCTTTTCAAATATTACAACGCATTGTTCTCATTCACCAATATATGACGAGTGATATGAATCCAGTGGCGACGAACTGGTGAAAGAACTCAAAGAACAGCTAGACCACTCATGGAGCTAAAGAGAGCTACTCTTGTCTCATGCACAGCATCTAATAGATACATGCAACAGATttagtgaaaagaaaaaaaaagggcagAACACACATTACCATGCCTGAGAGGGCAACATGCATAAACAGTAAATCATTTTGACGGAGATGTAACTGATGATCCAAGAAATGTGCAGCCACTGTATCATTCTGTCAAGTCAATTTCTAAATGCAAccccacacaaaaaaaaaaaaaaaacacgagtaGTGATCATGTCAACTGTCTGTGCACAAGCTCGCAGAGGCCTGCTCAAAACAGGGCAATATATGCAAGCAGTCAAAATGCAATACTGTTTCACCACAGAACTAAATGCTAATAAAACACAGTGTGTTACTGTAAAACCTCGATAATATTACTCTCGCAAAAAAGATATAAAACAGAAACATGTCTAGCACTCTTGGATCGTTCTGCCCAAAAACAAATATTCGCTCCAATTCATTTCGTATACCTAAGACTGCTGAGCCATTAGGACAGCACATCAAAATAGTTTAAATGACCTGCATTTAAcactacagactctagaccatggTCATAACAAAAATCACTATCATTCCTTATTACCGATTACCGAATTCACTTCAATCCTTCCACCACCTTTCTGGCCTctaacaaaacagaaaaaaaacatgataTGGAGACGTGCTACTTATTTTCTATCATTATACATCAGAGTAGATTCTTCAGAAAAGGAGTGGGGGTCGAAAGTGACATTTTTACAAAGTGTGAAAAGTACAGGCTGAACTCTGAGCCAGCCTGCTCTCGCCACTCTCATCTTGTAAACACAATAAAAGAAACCCACTGGTACTCCCTGATGAGCTGCAGCTCAGCTGTCCACAGATTCGCCTCACTTCTTGTTCTTGAGCTGGTTGGCCAGCCAGTCGAGGCCTTCGTAAAGGCCATCACCGCTAGTGGCGCAAGTGGCCTGGATGTACCAGTTACGGTGACGGAGTGAGTGAAGGCCCAGCTTGTCAGTGATCTCTGCTGCGTTCATGGCGTTCGGCAGATCCTACATACCAGAGTGAAGAGAAAAGTGGGTGAAACAAGAATACATGTCTCAGATGTTATGAGGTAGTCGATACGTCAAAGAAAGAAGATATTAGAGAGTTTCTGAATTAAAGTGGATGAGCAGCACTTACATGGACGAATATGGGAGAATTCTTTACGCAAATATATTTTCTataaacggtggtgtagtgattagcacggtcacctcatggcaagaaggtcctgggttcgagcccagtggccgacgagggcctttctgtgtggggtttgcgtgttctccccgtgtctgcgtgggtttcctccgggtgctccggtttcccctacagtccaaagacatgcaggttaacagtcaacctctaaattgaccgtaggtgtgaatgtgagtgtgaatggttgtctgtgtctatgtgtcagccctgtgatgacctggtgacttgtccagcgtgtaccctgcctctcgcccatagtcagctgggataggctccagcttgcctgcgaccctgtagaacaggataagcggctacagataatggatggatggattttctatAAACTGAAAATCAAAAACACTGAAAAATCGATCAAAGCCCTCCTTCCCATGACATAAGGCACATCGGgcggcactgatctccatttcagtcgccctcagcctcttgcctattacacagctaggattacagtggggggccggtcctctggtaactgcatgaGTTTGACtctctccctactcacatctgtactgcGGCGTGCcttgtaggtaccatttttatgatggtctttggtatgacctgaccgcaagaagaactcacgatctctcggtcgagaggtggacaccctAACCACTAAGACAACTCGCAGTAACACTGAAAACAGATGAGTAATAACATAATTACTTATAtggctaccctgtagaacaggataagtggctacagataatggatggatggatggatggatggatggatggatggacttataTGGCTAATATGAATATCACTTTAGAACCACTGATGTCATTTCATACAATTTTGATCAGTGGTAGTTTATGAAGAAATATGGATAATGATAAAATTAATACCCTAGAGGTGTAACGCAATATCTTTATCTGTCTTGTGCTCCAAATATCTGCATCTGGATTTAAACCCAAACTGGACAAAGTGTGTGTGggttctttttttaattaaatctgaACCCAACCACTATACCCTCAGgaacacaatggaaaaaaaatcccagaggTCCAAATGCCAGCACTGTCATCATGgtgtgtgaattctggctctgacagttcctcaacctcatctATATCGCGTGAGTTCATACTGATCTCATTTCTTCACCcgtccagcgtgttctgggttgggttcctttcctagggtttcttggcGAAGTAAGTACAGCCGGCTAAccactcctctgctgcactgcttttggtcaaggacaatttagagtagccagtgaacctaactgcatgtctttggactgtgggggaaacccacgcagacacagggagaacatgcaaactccacacagaaaggcccccgtcagctatgaggttcaaacccggaatcttcttgctgtgaggcaacaatgctaagcactacaccaccgtgccaccccgatcTCAtttagtcaatttatttgtatcgcgcttttaacaagtggcattgtcgcaaagcagctttagagaaaaataaagattttaaacatacaaagtaataaatttatccctattgagcaagcctgaggcaaaggtgggaaggaaaaactccctgagataacatgaggaagaacccttgagaagaaccagactccaaagggaattcatcctcatctgggtgataacagacaacatgacaataaataactcgcttctataactgtgtcctatatggtcaaaaagtgcaattgtgtaaccaggaaattcattatagttttaacatggagtctattttgttgaagttatcaactgtccattgatggagacttgagtgcaaaactgttcatgacaactgcagtctgaaAGTTCGCATGGCAACTGTAGTCCTATGCCTAACatccttcccgcaccatatggcgcattaggcggcgccgatctccgtttctgtagccctcggcctctcgtctattacatagctagggttacagtggggagctggtcctctggtaaccatgagagttagtCCTATGTCagtgtagcaaaactgtaagtgtccagagccgtcttctaATTGCATCTTTAGACTTCCCATATGGAGGACTGTCCATCCTGCACAAGAGCGACCTGATGAGAACCTCAGTCACAAGTTTTGCATCGGGATGGATCAAAAGCTGTACATAGTGGTCATCCTCACAGGAGCAGTGATTTAGAATCCTGTTTGCAGTTAATATTTTTGTTTGTTCCTGCCTACAGCATTTTCCAGCAAAATCAGTTGCTTCTATTTcccaaaatacaaccccaattccaaaaaagttgggacactgtgtaaactgtaaataaaaacaaaaatgtgataatttgcaaatcatggaaaccctaaatttctttgaaaatagtacaaagacagcagatcacatgttgaaactgagaaattttattgttttttgaaaaatatgtgctcattttgaatttgatgtcagcaacacgtttcaaaaaatttgggacaggggcatgtctaccactgtgttgcatcacctctacttttaacaacactctgtaaacgtttgggaactgaggagagcaattgctgtagttttgaaagagaaatgttgtcccatttttgcacgatacacaatttcagttgctcaacagttcgggtctcctttgtcatattttgagcttcataatgcgccaaatgttttaaatgggaggcaggtctggattgcaggcaggccagtttagcacccggactcttttactacagaaccatgcagttttaatatgtgcagaaagcagtttggcattgtcttgctgaaagaaggaaggccttccctgaacaatattttgtctggatggcagcatgttgctctgaaacatgtatatatcattcagcattcacgatgccttccaagatgtgcaagctacccaatgtcacgtacaaccccaattccaaaaaagttgggacaaagtacaaattgtaaataaaaacggaatgcaatcatttacaaatctcaaaaactgatattgtattcacaatagaacatagacaacttatcaaatgtcgaaagtgagacattttgaaatttcatgccaaatattggctcatttgaaatttcatgacagcaacacatttcaaaaaagttgggacaggggcaataagaggctggaaaagttaaaggtacaaaaaaggaacagctggaggaccaagttccaactcattaggtcaattggcagtaggtcattaacatgactgggtataaaaagagcatcttggagtggcagcggctctcagaagtaaagatgggaagaggatcaccgatccctgtaattctgtgccgacaaatagtggagcaatatcagaaaggagttataACAAgggcttttgccaagctttgagaaatttttccaaaaattgtgagaggagttgatgtcacaaggcgagcacaccttcatgaaattgtcaaagtacaaggttgttaatcaagggccataactctggtcaaatgcgaccgaattgaacaaaataacaatatgcatactaatgacatataacaaagccttttgccaagtttggtgaaattcctccaaaaattgtgagaggagttgatttcagaaggtgagtacccttcctgggatggacggatggacatcgccacgatatAATCCTCATTCGGGTCTTTCGGCCAGCATAGGATAAAAAttgcgagggaagttgatttcagaaagcaagcacaccttgacgaaattgccaaagtacaagtttattAATCATCaaaggcataactctggtaaaaaattacccaaattaaacgaaatttcaatatgtgtataactgtcatataacaaagccttttgccaagtttggtgaaattcctccacaaattgtgagaggagttgatttcagaagaacgtacaccctcaagaaattgtcaaagtacaagttatttaatcaagggtcaaaactctggtaaaattttcacaaatgaaattaaatcgcaatatgcgtattaccgtcatataacaagggcttttgccaagctttgagaaatttttccaaaaattgtgagaggagttgatgtcacaaggcgagcacaccttcatgaaattgtcaaagtacaaggttgttaatcaagggccgtaactctggtcaaatgcgaccgaattgaacaaaataacaatatgcgtactaatgacatataacaaagccttttgccaagtttggtgaaattcctccaaaaattgtgagaggagtttatttcaaaaggaaaacacactctcatgaaattgtcaaattataattttgttaatcaagggctgtaactctggtaaaatgtgacccaatttaacgcaattacaatatgtgtattaccgacatataacaaagaatcctgccaagtttcatgaaattcctccaaaaattgtgagaggagttgatttcagaaggtgagtacccttctagGGACGGACAGCTGGACAGATGgatatcaccacgacataatccctcttcgggcctttcagccagtgggggataataaaaattgtgaggtaagttgatttcagaaaacaagcACGTCTTCATGAAATTGCCCAAAGTACAAgtctgttaataatcaagggcataactctggtaaaaattacccaaattaaatgaaatttcaatatgtgtataactgtcatatagcaaatctttttgccaagtttggtgaaattcctccacaaattgcaagaggagttgatttcagaagaacgtacaccctcatgaaattgtcagagtacaagttatttaatcaagggtcaaaactctgggaaaattttcacaaacgaaattaaatcgcaatatgcgtattaccgtcatataacaaggctttttgccaagctttgagaaatttttcaaaaaattgagaggagttgatgtcagaaggcaagcacaccttcatgaaattttcaaagtataattttgttaatcaagggctgtaactctggtaaaatgtgacccagtttaacgaaattacagtctgcatattactgacatataagaaagaatcctgccaagtttcatgaaattcctccaaaaactgtgagaggagttgattttagaaggtgagcacccttccccggagggagggatggacagacggacggatggaaatcaccacgacataatcccccttcgggccttttggccagcggggcatAAAAAATATAGTCTAGGGAAACTTCAGCAGccctaaaaaaaacccttttctGGTATTTGAACATTGCCAACAGTGCCCACACAATCTCCAGGTGAGGAGAAAAAGTCTCTTGCCTGCTTGTTGGCAAACACCAGCAGCACTGCATCTCTCAGTTCATCTTCAGCTAGCATCCTCATCAGCTCTTCTCTGGCCTCGTTCACCCTCTCTCGGTCATTACTGTCCACCACGAATATCAGGCCTGATGAAATACACAGAGACAAACTGTCAAAATGCCATGACGTTAAACACTACATTTCTATACGCTGTCAATGttatttaaaataattatttagaATTACCCTGTAGATGCAAAGTGTTTGTACAGTAATGATACATTACACGaacatggataataataataataccagtgTAATACGATACTGTTGGTTCCCTGTGTCACTGTTTTACATTTTCAGATGCACTGTAATTAAACATAGCGCAACTTCAAATGTCCATCTTCCATGCTCAATTAGTATTATTATGCACGTGGCCATTACGTCGGTCATATGTGTATTAAAATTAAATATGAAGCACACTGTTGCTCTATTACACACAAGTAGTGGTTATATAATATGATTGGGAAGCAGTGTAGATTGGAGGGAAGAAGACCTAAATTATTATTAGTAATAATTCTTgggacagggcggcacagtggtgtagtggttagtgctgtcgcctcacagcaagaaggtccgggttcgagccccgtggctagcgagggcctttctgtgcagagtttgcatgttctccgcgtgggtttcctctgggtgctccggtttcccccacagtccaaagacatgtgactctaaattgaccgtaggtgtgactgtgagtgtgaatggttgtctgtgtctatgtgtcagccctgtgatgacctggcaacttgtccagggtgtaccccgcctttcgcccgtagtcagctgggataggctccagcttgcctgcgactctgtagaacaggataaagcagctagagatgatgagatgaattctTGGAACTATATCCGATGTACACTCATcagtattaggtacacccatccatctgctgttttatgcagttatctaatcag
Coding sequences:
- the arf3a gene encoding ADP-ribosylation factor 3a isoform X2, translating into MGNIFGNLLKSLIGKKEMRILMVGLDAAGKTTILYKLKLGEIVTTIPTIGLIFVVDSNDRERVNEAREELMRMLAEDELRDAVLLVFANKQDLPNAMNAAEITDKLGLHSLRHRNWYIQATCATSGDGLYEGLDWLANQLKNKK
- the arf3a gene encoding ADP-ribosylation factor 3a isoform X1, with protein sequence MGNIFGNLLKSLIGKKEMRILMVGLDAAGKTTILYKLKLGEIVTTIPTIGFNVETVEYKNISFTVWDVGGQDKIRPLWRHYFQNTQGLIFVVDSNDRERVNEAREELMRMLAEDELRDAVLLVFANKQDLPNAMNAAEITDKLGLHSLRHRNWYIQATCATSGDGLYEGLDWLANQLKNKK